CTCCTAGGCAGACATACTACATGAGTTCTTTCCCACAGTCGACAGCATACCAACTGCAAAAGGCACATGGTAATATGGAATGAGTAAGAAGTTgagttgaataaaaaaaaaattcattatcATTCTGATAAGCGATAGAAGTGTTTATAAGTAATAAAACTATAGTAAACTACATGGAAAGTAAAAAATCTATGGTAAACAGATAGCAATAAACTTGTATTAACACACAAACTTTGATACAAGCTTTCCAAATCTGATACATATAAGTAGGGAAATAGCAACTGTCATGAGTCATGACATTCACTATTGGGGTTCATTTTGTTATTGTATTTCTGTTTCCAGATAAAACTGTTTTTATAGCTCAAGGCCGTTGCAGCCTTTGTGTAGTACTTCACACTCGCTTTCAGATACGACTGATTAatccaaaaatagaaaacagTATCACTTTTCAAAAGTTTCTCGCTGATAACATCTCTTAATTTCATAGAAATAACCGACATCAGAAAAAGGTTTAAAACTTCAAGTTAAAGAGGCAAAAAAACTATTGAGTTAACATTTCAATTGTTGGAAACTCGAGGACCAGATCAAAACACTTTATGAGACCTTAGGGTACAAAAAATAGAtttcaatttcatatataaGCATCAAAGGCGGAGATCAGGGGGAAAAACACCATGCAGTATGAGTAAATAGGCTGAAATACCACATTATTATAGAAATCCTATCTTGGAATATTATTATATTACAACAGCTAATTGAAATATAAGATGGTACCAAACTTCAACCTTAGATGTTAGAAAATGTTGGTTTACAGGGCATGGAAACTCGAGCACTAATAGACACTTCATTAACTTAGGGTATGTAAATACCCAACATTATATAATCAAAGCACTAGAGGCACCTGATTCAAATGGAAgaaattgccaaaaaaaaaaggaaaaacgagGAAATATTACAAGGACGATATGACATGCCGCACAGGTCAGTCAGATAAAACACAATGATGATAGAAATCATTTCTAAGAATATAGTACATATAACCCATATATATTAAGCCAAAACCAATTGTGGTTAGAATTTTAGATTACCCAATACCCATTGTTAACTGACAATTTGACACGCCGCACGTGTCAGTCAGATAAAACACAAAATCATGATAGAAATCATTTCTAGGAATATAGTACATATAACCCATATATATCAAGCCAAAACCAATTGTGGTTAGAATTTTAGAATAGCCAATACCCTTTGTTAACTGATACCCTATAATTGTCTACTAAAGTTTAATATAGGGTCCTCATTGGTCACAACTTAATACAATCAGAAGCTACTCAACCTTAGACATGCTATAGGTGATGCTTCTGAAATCTCTATGAAAAATCGACATGACTATCTTTACGgtccttgttttttttcccctcctCCTATAAGGCTGTCTGCACAACCAGCATTAGCTGTTTATGAAATTTGCTCTTCATGACCTTGCGATAAACAGGACCCAAGTAAGCCAAATACTCTATTGGTCTTTATGACAAAATTTTAATgtaaaattttcaaccaaaactCACCACATTCAATGCATTATCTTAATAAAATTTCAAGGAACTTATCCGTTTCTCCTATAATATAATGTCTTACAAGTTCAAACAGGTGAAGCATCTAGACAAAATCAACAGATCTCATGCTAATACATTACAGGTTTTATAATAGAAGGGAAGACATAACCTTCTGAGTCCTGGACATAAACTATCAGATACTTATGAACACTGTGATACATGCTTTTTTCCCAGAATTTATTTATGCTTTTCAGCCAATCTGTCCACTTACGTTAGCAAGAATTTTGCAAGAATAAACAAGAAAAAGCATAGTGAACATAAGGAGTTTCAGTCAGTAACAAACTCAATTAGGAAATCAAAGACCTCTAACCTTTTTCAGCCAGTTGAAATTATCAACATCCTTCATCATCAGATAAACCCATTAACAAGCCATTAGTAAAAGAAGCTTCTACACTTTATTGACCGACAAAGGCATATTTTCTTCCTCTGGTATCCTTTCTCATAAGGGATCATCCCATAATCATAAGTCAACTCTGTCATAGGAGGAATGTGTCCAACCGCATAAAATGCAACATGTAAATCagattcatttttattttcacgTAAAATTGGTTGCCAGAACACAtttggagaacagctgtgattCATAAAGCGAGCAACATTTCCGGCAGTATTTGCACTTATAAGTAGAGGAAAAGGGACATGTGGAGTCTCATTAGAATCACCAGGCAGAACTCCCAGTGGCTGACAAGTACGATTAGCATCAAAACTGTAATCATCTGCACGGTCATCCCCAAGCTTTTCTATACCAGAAACATTTAGAGCTTCCCCTGCATACTCGCATAAGAAAGCACCAGCACGGATGGGATCCCAGGACCTCAAACCCCAACCTTTATCCTTAGTCTTAAACACTTCCaaacgaattttcaagccaCCTTGGGACACACGATTACGACAATTAGGAGGGCATTTGCAGGAAGGACCACATTCATGTAATAAGGATTTTTGGTTCACAAGAAGCCCATTTGCAGTATATGGGAGATAACCTCCATTTTTCTGAATGCAAGTGCAGTTGGAATTACCAGGGAGACATCCACCGGTACAATTACACCCAGCAGTAGGTTCTGTAAGATTAACAGGTTTTGAATACTTAAGACTAGGAATATATGTGAAGTGTGCAGGGCCTTTCTCTCCATCTACATCATTTACAAGAGAAACGGGAAAAGTTTCTGCCCCTGAAGTAAGATCTGGCAATATCAATCCAACCCTTGTAGTATTTGTTTCTTTCCATTGCTCAATTGATTTCCATACTGTAAACGCTTCAGGCTGTCCAGGTAATCTTACCAATCTGTACTTGAATACATTGGCACCACTCTTTCCTTTATCTACCCATGATTCATGGATTTTGTATAGACCGTCATAGACATATACCTTCCCAGTTGGATTAGAAACATCCTTAACACCCCGAATTACTCTTACATCATTACCCCGATGCAAACTTTTCTCCAAAGCTAGATTACCCCTTTCAAGCTTCTGATCCTTTGTTTCCTTATCTTTCCTGTTATCGTTGCCGGCATTGCCACCTTGGCCACTATATATCAACTCATTCCCATCCTGTATATGATCCTCATACCCTCCAGAAGAAACAATGCTTAATGCTAAGGGCTCTTCCTCTGAACTGTTCTTGACTCCCATATAATCAATCCCACCCATAGTTGGAGCGTGTAATCCAACCAAGCACAATTCCAttcggaaaaagaaaatatccCCAACTTCAACACCAGGCACTGTACCAATCCTCTTTTGGGCATTTGTCCTAATTCCCTTATTCATGAAGAGAGTTCCAGCCCTTAGATCAGAGCGTCCTGTTCTCGACACTCCAGGTATCCCTTCCTTCATCTCTTCAATTTGTGAAATCTTTCTTCGTAGCAGATCATAACACATGAGTAAATATCCAACTGATTCCTTGTTGGCATCAGTTTGTCTCAATGTATTGGTATATGTGGTGAGAACATTATCAACTATTGCATCAATGTCGACATCAGGCAAGGCAACATTAATGTCCTGGCCACCCCGTGTCCTCTTTTGAGACTGGAATTTACCCTTTGGCCTCCCGAccctccttttattttctgcatca
Above is a genomic segment from Rosa chinensis cultivar Old Blush chromosome 3, RchiOBHm-V2, whole genome shotgun sequence containing:
- the LOC112192455 gene encoding histone-lysine N-methyltransferase, H3 lysine-9 specific SUVH1 codes for the protein MEHSLGQDSVPGFGSFDKSRVLDVRPLRRLVPVFPSASSFSTPPQGAAPFVCASPAGPFPPGVSPFFPFFISSESQRPFEQNLQTPSGIPNENQPFGFTNPISNAVPINSFRNPPPPSTAGVTPNQSTGTSNGGDSTPSRRITRSRVQPQPQRGAAEEDGLSESVVDAENKRRVGRPKGKFQSQKRTRGGQDINVALPDVDIDAIVDNVLTTYTNTLRQTDANKESVGYLLMCYDLLRRKISQIEEMKEGIPGVSRTGRSDLRAGTLFMNKGIRTNAQKRIGTVPGVEVGDIFFFRMELCLVGLHAPTMGGIDYMGVKNSSEEEPLALSIVSSGGYEDHIQDGNELIYSGQGGNAGNDNRKDKETKDQKLERGNLALEKSLHRGNDVRVIRGVKDVSNPTGKVYVYDGLYKIHESWVDKGKSGANVFKYRLVRLPGQPEAFTVWKSIEQWKETNTTRVGLILPDLTSGAETFPVSLVNDVDGEKGPAHFTYIPSLKYSKPVNLTEPTAGCNCTGGCLPGNSNCTCIQKNGGYLPYTANGLLVNQKSLLHECGPSCKCPPNCRNRVSQGGLKIRLEVFKTKDKGWGLRSWDPIRAGAFLCEYAGEALNVSGIEKLGDDRADDYSFDANRTCQPLGVLPGDSNETPHVPFPLLISANTAGNVARFMNHSCSPNVFWQPILRENKNESDLHVAFYAVGHIPPMTELTYDYGMIPYEKGYQRKKICLCRSIKCRSFFY